Below is a window of Rhizophagus irregularis chromosome 10, complete sequence DNA.
AAAATAACATTGACAATAAATTTGCAGTTTCATTTTTAAGTGGAGCTACTTCCGGATCGgtatgataattttatcaaataaaaatttaatatttattcacattttttaattaccaattcttttttattccaaaGATTGCTGCCGCGTTGACAACGCCTTTTGATGTAGCGAAGACCAGACGACAAGTAACAAGTGATCAGAGTAGgttaaattgtaatttttcctttattttagGGATCaaacaatttattgatttttaattttattaatagtgaAGAGACCACATATGCATAAagtattaaaacaaatttttcagGAGGAAGGCTATAAAGGGTTATTTAGGGGTAAATACTTGAACAATATCTTTTCTTCTTCCTTATTATCTCacatcaaattattaattttaatattgattttatttaaattaggcGGAACTCTTAGAATATCCAAAGTAGCAGCTAGTTGTGCCATTATGATTTCAACTTATGAAGCACTTAAAATGACTTAAAACatatacttctttttttacatcatgttttttcataatttgctTCAAGTAATACGAATTACGAAAGGGAgactttttacatttattaatcaCAACTTTGATacaacattattaatattatatattaagtcAAAAAGAAAACCTCAAAGAAAGATTAATGTTAGTTTCTAATAAAACAACGGAAATAAAATGGAATCACTAATAGGACATTTGTTATGAACCAGTTCTAACTGGAGGAGAaacctaaattaaataattataaaattatttaagatgtattaaatatttctaaaaaaaaaacttaccagAATAACGCCGTCACCGCGTACAAATAACATTTCTACGGTTCTTTTTACagtctaaaatatttaaataaatagataaagtGATACTTTCAAGAAACATGAACAAATGATGTTGCTGCCATATTTACTTACACGAATGACTTCTTCATAAGTTTCATCATTAATTTCCACAATCGTAATAGTTTCTTCAACTTCACTCAATACCATATTGAGATGACCGTCATAAGCCTATCAAAGTTTTAAATTCACAAATTCAGAAACgcgtttatttaaataaatagacattttaataaaataacacgCGTAAAgtttaaatcattaattcaGTTATCAGAAATAGACACGAGaaagtttaatataaagtattacGTGAAGTTTACCGCGTAATTCACGATCTCCACGTAACTTTACATATATTCTTTCGTCAAGTGATAAACGAACTAAGTCGAGTGGTTCTTCTACGGCAGCGGGTTCCACTGGAGCAGCATTAGTCTCTTCAGTCATTGTTTAAACTTGTTTTTTAAAAGACaaagatttaatataaaagataatcaTCAAATGAGTATACTTAAGCAATTACTGGACCAATCAGAAAGATTTTGATACCTAATTTTTAAACCTACTCTCATAAGTCAATCCAACACGGCgacaaattattatcaatgtaAAACacaaatttttctatatttcttaataaaaaataatctttattataaaaagaacataAGTTTACAcattttatacataaaaaatatctatCCCTATGACctatgtaatataaaaactcACCACTAGAACTAAAGACCTAATTAAAGTAATTCAAAACAGATGTAACATTGAGATGCTTAAGCACTTTATATACACAggtgaaaaaatttgaattctCGTTTAAGACCatatcaaaaagaaattttactatacgctactacaaaaattatttcataatatatatgCTTCTAGATTCTGGTAATAAAATACGCAGGACCAGATTAGGgtatgatatattaatattagatgGTACTTAGTTTGTATTGATCACAAAATTCTATACtgcaatttaaattaaataaactattatatatttgtgaAATATTAGTAACTTGACTAACTTACGCTAGAAAAATATTGACTATATGGTAAGCAGAgctgatcttttttttttgcaagttCTTGATAAGGTTTGTAGAGAGTTCCTAGAGTTAGCCAACTGCAACGGCTTCTTCTGTATTACTATGTATTACTGGATTACTGGGCCAACGTAGCACACATTTATGTTCAAAAAGGGAACGCAAATCAGCCACATGTGATTATTGTGATTATTAACAGCGGATTTGGCAAACCGCAGTATAAAAATGTTCTTTTCCGAAGGGTCAATATTACCCCTTGAGAAAAAAACTATAAGTAGCATCGCCTTAGCGTTCaactttatattcaaaaaagatttttaatcttgcgcgtttttttaaaaaaataggctgcaagtgaaaaattatttaattgactGAATGGCACAGCAGCAAAGAGAATACGTTAGGTTAGAAAAATTAGGAGAAGGTACATATGCTACGGTTTATAAAGGCAAAGAACGAAGGACGGGAGAAACAGTGgctttaaaagaaatacattTGGATTCGGAAGAAGGAGCACCTTCGACAGCTATTAGAGAAATATCTTTAATGAAGGAATTAAAACATGCCAATATTGTGAAATTGAAAGATGTAATTCATACAGAAAATAAGCTTATGCTTGTATTTGAATATATGGATCAAGaccttaaaaaatatatggataTTCATGGAAATCATGGAGCATTAAATTCAATGACAATTAAACTATTTATGTATCAAATGTTAACTGGAATAGATTTTTGTCATGAAAATAGAGTACTTCATCGCGATCTTAAACctcaaaatcttttaattaataaaaatggtcAACTTAAACTCGCTGATTTTGGTTTGGCACGTGCTTTTGGAATTCCTGTAACAACTTTTTCAAATGAAGTCGTTACTTTATGGTATCGTTCTCCCGATGTACTTTTAGGTTCCAGATCATACTCAACTTCAATTGATATATGGTCTGCGGGCTGTATTATGGCTGAAATGTATACCGGACGTCCCCTCTTTCCAggtgtaagttataaatttaaatcattttgttCTCTTTTTTCAAGTGTGCTTGTTAAACTCTATTAACACTCCTACATCATCACGTGATATTTCGATGTAGACTACTAATGAAGACCAATTGCTCAAAGTTTTTCGTATTATGGGGACTCCAAATGAACAAACATGGCAAGGAGTATCACAATATCCAGAATATCATAAACCATATCCACAATATCCTCCACAAGACATGAGTGCATATCTTCCAATGATTGACCGTCATGGATTAGATTTACTTATGCAAATGTTAGTTTATGATCCTGATAAAAGAATCACGGCAAAAAACGCATTAAAACATGTTTATTTCCAAGATCTATTGGTTGATGAATTTGATAATTCCATTAATATGGGTAATTATAATGGAATTCCACAAATGGCTCCTCAAAATACTATGAGAATGACTGTACCTCAAATGACAATGCAAATGGGTCCAATGACAACTGGCGTCAATATGCAAGCTCTTAACGTTCAACCTGTTAATATGCATATGGTCCCTTCCGGTGTAAATATGCAAATGAATGGAATGCAATCAACAGTTCAACCTATGATTGTACCTCAATTAATGCAAGGTGGTGCTCAAATGATGGGTCATCCTTCTAACGCACCTTCACAAGCACAAATGATGCCGCGTGCACCAAGAAATCATATGCACGACAATTATGGAATTGAATAATTGCtatatgtttctttttttgaaaaaaaaaattaaacaattccCTCATACCTTCAGAAGTAGAATATCCAGAATTATGAGAGTGATGAAgtttaaatgtttttaagtATACAAATGGAATTTTATTTCTCATTTCAGAGTTCAGCGATGAACATCgctgatattttaaatcatcacCAATTGTACTGTAAATGTATAAGTATATTCTTAgatatcatatttatatatatatttaaatttaggtTATGATCGAACATTACATTCCATTAGAAGAAAAAAGCTATGTCATTTTCTCTTCGTGAAcgtttaaaagtatttattattattatcttgatATTGGCCTAATTACTCAATAATTGCAAGATTAAATTCCCTTTTTGTTGTTGTACGATGCAATTATATGAATGCATGAATTgctattattaatcaaataaactgcagacattaatattaaaactttaaaaaaaaaattaaaagtaattaaatattttaaatatttatttactccactgtttatttttattcgtTTTAAAAGTATTGTTTCTCTGTCTTGCAATGTGATCAACATTATTTAATCCCTTACTATTTCTACCACgtttttcaaattttgaacCTTTACCACTTGCACCTATATTAATATGTACTTTAGGCGGAATTTTAAATCCAAATGCTTTACCAACTTTTTGAAGATCTAATTTATTCACATTAAATATCGATTTAAGAGAATAAGAAGCATAAGCCGTTAAATAAGATCTAAATCCATCACGAGCTGATTCatgaagataataatttttttcaacaagTTTTTCAAGCTATTTCATAatgagaaaggaaaaaaaaatgagattactttataacatataaaaaataaatgtataaatatatacctGTGTTTGAACATTAGCAATCTTATTAGGAGGGAATTGATATTCATTTAATGGTACCTTTGCATGTTTAAGGTAACGTAAAAATCCTAATTCACTTggtaataagaataataaaccTTTTCCATGTCCACCAGCTCTAGCAGTTCTACCAACTCTATGAATATAATCACGTGGATCATCTGGTGGATCATATTGAATGATCCAATCTACTGCAGGAATGTCTAATCCTCTTGCTGCTACATCTGTACAAAGAAGAATTCCATGTTGtgcattaataaattcaaaaaaggtatttgtacgttttgtttgtttttgctttccctttttaaaataagaaaaataaacataagtaaattttaatttgccgtataacaaaaagaaaaagcacTTACATGTAAACTTAATACCGGTAcatcaatataatttaataattcagaaTGATATTTGACAGAATTACaacttgaaaaaaatacaatcattttcttttttaaatttctttttaaaaatgtaaataacaataaaaatcttttatcacTGTCACAAACAACATATCCTTGAACAAGCCCTTCCACTGTAGCtgtctcttttttttcatccacATTAATGTATATTGGTCCTCGTCTCAAAGATACTCGTGCGAGATCTTCAACTTTAGTTGTTTGTGTAGCGGAAAAGAGCATTGATTGTCGATTTtctaaagtatatatatatatatataaaataaaaagtcaataaattataataattaattcgacacttataatatgtaaaaactGACCGTTCggaagaattttaataatttggttCATTTCTTCTTCAAAACCAATTTCTAATATACGATCTGCTTCATCTATAATAAGAGACTTGAGGTTTCTATACACAAACCCTTTTGTGTTCTGTGAGACAGAACTCAAAAAACttaattacaatttaattaattttcacacttgaattctttaaataaaatacctgAAGATGATCTAATAATCTTCCAGGAGTggcaattaataaatttacccctttagttattttttgaaCTTCTGCTTGTCTATTTGCTCCACCCATTACTATTCCAAATGTTTGGTTATGAAATTGAAGCAATTCTTTTACAACTCCAAGAATTTGAAGAGCCAATTCTCTTGTTGGAGAAATAACAATTACTCCAGTTCctatcaaaagaaataaaattattataaattttttataaagtaatcactaaataaaatattaccatttcTAGGCTTAAACTTCAATTTGTGAAGCATCTCAACAGCCGGAATTAAAAATGCCAAAGTCTTGCCACTGCCTGTTTTAGCGGCACCCAGAACGTCTCGACCAGCCATTAACGGTGGTATTGTTCTTGCTTGAACCTCAGTCATTTTAGTAAAGCCCATCTCCTTAATAGCTTTACTAGTAGGTTCTGAAATATCCAAAGATTCAAAATCGTAATTAATGGTTTCTGAGGCGGTTTCTATTGTcgtttataaaaagtttatatataagcATTGTGAAAATTGATACCAAGCAGAATACTTAAATACTTACCATTAGTTTCAAGTGGAGGGACTTCACCAAATCCATCGACCACATTTGATTGAACGgtcttttgttttttactaaCTTTTTCCTCCTCATcactttcatcatcatcatcatcttcagaGTCATTACCATCATTCATTTTAACATCATgatccaataaattttttgtttcattatcaattgaagaatttgaattcGCTGATCTTGCGTCAACAATTTCAATTTTAGATTCTTCTTTATGATCTTGTTCTTGAGATTCTTTTTCAGAGTTATCTGATTCctctttttcttcaattttaatattttgcgGTGATTGTTCGTTTTGTTGCTGGTTTTGCTGATTTTGtcctttctttttatttctctttctttttttccctttCTTTAAAACTTGACCATTTGAAAGTATTtctaaagattttatttttgattcatttttattaaacttttgtCTTTTGccatcatttttttcagtttttaccACTTCCATTGCAAGACTGATACAATACGGGAACGtgatttcagtttttttttttgattatctaCTATGACGTTGTGTAACAATGTACGTGAGTCTTTAAAATATTGCCGACTAGCGTGACTAGCGTTACTATCGTTTCCTAATGTCAAAATTTAATCCTTTATGTACGATTGTTGTCACAATTATAGAAGgttagtttttaaaaaaataaaaaattaaattattctgcttaaaaaatatatatatatacatatattacattataggGCGCTATTTTCCTCAGAATCCAAATAGAAAACTTTATGTAGAATGTAGATTTACGGACGAAATACTTTCAACAATAAGTCCAGAttctaattcaatattatcaacAGACAATGTAGAACAAGTATCATTTCCAATATGGGATACAGAATTAGCATGGGAAGTAGATCAAAAAACTTTACATATATTAAGATCACAATGGGcacatttaaaattacaatgtTTTTCAATAGATAGTACAAAAGGtaatggtaataataatagagGGGAACTGATAGGATATTCGATGTTAGATTTAAGAATAGCAACTGATAAAAGCGGCAAAGAAAGATGGTTATCGcttattaataagaaagaaaaaggagGCCTTTTACCCGAAGTTAAAATATCATTCTgtattttaccaaatttatcTCCACCTACAACACCATCTGTTAATAATAGTATTGGTAGTTATATACCAAGTCCGTTAGGAAAATCACCATTAACATCATCATCGgaagtaattaaattttataaaattggaGATAATGAAACTGAAATGTTTCTCTTTTctattacaattaattttggagctaatttacaattattgttACAAGATACGATATCATTTCTTACACAACAACAATTTCCTGAATTAGATTTATCAACTCTGAATCATGGATTCTATTTTCAATTTACCGTATTCGAAAGTGTTATAACTTCAAACAAATTTTATGATCTTTCACATCCAAATATTAATCCTGAAACTTTTACATTTAGGATACAATCTTCACtagaagaattaaaatcttttttaattaaagaatcaaaagttgtaattaatttatatcatgATAATCAAATTATTGGATTTGCTGAAATTCCTTTAACAGGATTATTCGATAGTAAAACTGGGGAACCACGTTCTCTTGATAGAGTATGCCCAATGTATAATTCGAAAAGAGAATTACCTGTATCAGCTGATGTACAAACTGCTAGAATTGGTATTTATCTTACCGTAATGAGAGAGAACTCTGATGATAATTCTGTAACAGAAACTTCATTTGACGTTATGGAAAGAGCAAAGTCTTTTCTTATTGAAAATGTTCAAGAAAATGGTcatcaacaacaacaaattAGAGAACAAATTAGTGAACATAAGTATCGAGTATTAATCGATTTAGAGTCAATTCAgttgaaaaagaatattaaaaatatttatgtcaGATACAGTTATCCTGCATTAGGTATTACGCACAATAAATCAACTCAAGTACTTTCAAATGTTGAAGAATGTAAAGACATTTTGTTAGTAAATGGTACAAATACGATTGATGTTATAATGACTCCACAAAGGCTTAATAGATATTTTGAAGCTGTACCATTACTTATGGAAATATGGCAAACTATAGATCAAAAACAATCTCAAATTGGAGTTGCTACTTTACGTTTGGAAGAAATATTCTTGTCTCAACCTGTAATAGATGATGAAACTAATACtgaaattaaaacttttactACCTTAGCACCTATTAAAGCCATTGGAGTATCTACAAATTCTCGTGAAATGGGTCatataaatgttttaataagACTTGATGATTATggtgaaaataattcaattcaAGTACAACAACAAAGAGGATTAACAAAATCACAGAGTGTTACCGAATTGTCAGAACTATTTAAAGAACGTCAACCTATTAAGGATGAAATTGagaaagaaaatgatgatggtACTGCGAAATCGCCGATAGAAGAgaatgaaaatggaaattctaccgtaaataattatgatgaacACATTTCAACATTTCGTTCAGATCTATTTAAAAAAGCGGcagaaaatatgaaatttactCAAGAAACACTTGCcgtaaagaagaaaaatgttACTCGTCAAAgttttggtaaatttaaaGTGCAACAATTAAAGTCAATAGATCGTCAATTGCAACAAtacattctttattttaaaacaagagatgaaagtttattaagggctgaaaaagattttgaaaGACATTGGTTAGAATTAGATAGGCAATTTGATCAAAAATcgaaagaattagaaaatcgAAATTCTTCTCCTTTAGTTAAGGATTTACATGAAGAGATAAATAGtcttaaaattcaattaaatacGACAAAACGCGAAAAAGATCATTATAGATCTCAATGGTTAAGATCTTTACAGGTTTTAGCTGGAATGCATGAAAGTGAAAGTGAAGAAACTTTATTTTGGAAAGGTTTTAGAGAAATGGATAAGTGTTGGTGGCAAGTTAAAAGAATGGCTGAAGAAGAAAtggaattaattgattatgaaaaatttactttGGATATTCTTAAAGGTGAAATTGAAAGATTAAGATCGCTCTCTCAATCTTGttaattatattcaattaatagttttaaaatttaataattttaaaaataaaataataaaatcatatttaactttattgattaattaatcTAGCTGATCACAatacatatttcttaaaagtaagaatgttttaatataactaattaaatcaaataaatcggCAATTATAACGTTTGCCAAATGTTTAACACGTTTAAGGACCATATCCTCTGAGCCCTTCAGCAAAATCCCATTGTGTCTCGGCTTTATAAGGTCCACTTATCTCTACACCCTCAGCGGTAATTTTGGCACGTTGAaactattacatttttaaagttattaatagccaaggtgaatataatataaaacatatcTTACATACCTTATTAAAACTTCTTGCATCTCTGTAATATAAAACTTTCATACAAGAGTTCATAATTTCAATGGCTTCAGTTTCTGTAAGTGTGTCCTCTCTACCTTCAACAGCTTTACGCAAAATTGGTTGAGCTAAATAACCTCCAAAACCAGTAGCGATTGTTGAAGATTGATAAGTCGTTCCAAGGAGATCAACATATCCAAGAaacctaaaaattaaaattaatattataatataccaaaaaaaaaaaatttgaactaCTTACTTTTCTCCATCGTTATAACCTCCAACAACATAAGAATTCCATAAAGGATTAAACCGAGATCGTCTACCATACATCACACGACTTAAATACtcataaatattttgcgtTCTAAGGACATGGCCAtcatttgtataatattctTCTAccctataaattttaatataagtaTTCGTCTCGAAAATTTTCTGaacatcaattaatttaacaattccaTGAAAAAATAACATTTCCGAAATTAACATACATCACAGTATCTAAAAGGTGTTGGACATATTGAAAATCGGAAATATCTCCTGAAGCAGCGATTATCGTAAAATCACCTACGGGATAAAGACGTTGAATATTCGTAAACCGAGCAAGTGAGCCATATGATGctaaaaattgaagaattcGCAAAACGGTTAATAAAACTCGAATTACGAAAAGAAATATCTCCAAAGAAGGACCTTAATAACACACCCAATGTATCCGCAGCTAACATTATACCGTCCTTATACTTAAATGCAAGTACCGAAGTACCAGTCACAATCGGTtgtctaatataaaaaaaaattagttatcaCGATACTTTCATAAAGACGAAAAAAAACTCACTGAGTTCTCGTAATGGCATCGgcaaaaatatcattttttggCTTTTCGTGATAGTTTTCTCGAT
It encodes the following:
- a CDS encoding Sm-like protein lsm3b, producing the protein MTEETNAAPVEPAAVEEPLDLVRLSLDERIYVKLRGDRELRGKLHAYDGHLNMVLSEVEETITIVEINDETYEEVIRTVKRTVEMLFVRGDGVILVSPPVRTGS
- a CDS encoding negative regulator of the PHO system — translated: MAQQQREYVRLEKLGEGTYATVYKGKERRTGETVALKEIHLDSEEGAPSTAIREISLMKELKHANIVKLKDVIHTENKLMLVFEYMDQDLKKYMDIHGNHGALNSMTIKLFMYQMLTGIDFCHENRVLHRDLKPQNLLINKNGQLKLADFGLARAFGIPVTTFSNEVVTLWYRSPDVLLGSRSYSTSIDIWSAGCIMAEMYTGRPLFPGTTNEDQLLKVFRIMGTPNEQTWQGVSQYPEYHKPYPQYPPQDMSAYLPMIDRHGLDLLMQMLVYDPDKRITAKNALKHVYFQDLLVDEFDNSINMGNYNGIPQMAPQNTMRMTVPQMTMQMGPMTTGVNMQALNVQPVNMHMVPSGVNMQMNGMQSTVQPMIVPQLMQGGAQMMGHPSNAPSQAQMMPRAPRNHMHDNYGIE
- a CDS encoding ATP-dependent RNA helicase → MEVVKTEKNDGKRQKFNKNESKIKSLEILSNGQVLKKGKKRKRNKKKGQNQQNQQQNEQSPQNIKIEEKEESDNSEKESQEQDHKEESKIEIVDARSANSNSSIDNETKNLLDHDVKMNDGNDSEDDDDDESDEEEKVSKKQKTVQSNVVDGFGEVPPLETNETASETINYDFESLDISEPTSKAIKEMGFTKMTEVQARTIPPLMAGRDVLGAAKTGSGKTLAFLIPAVEMLHKLKFKPRNGTGVIVISPTRELALQILGVVKELLQFHNQTFGIVMGGANRQAEVQKITKGVNLLIATPGRLLDHLQNTKGFVYRNLKSLIIDEADRILEIGFEEEMNQIIKILPNENRQSMLFSATQTTKVEDLARVSLRRGPIYINVDEKKETATVEGLVQGYVVCDSDKRFLLLFTFLKRNLKKKMIVFFSSCNSVKYHSELLNYIDVPVLSLHGKQKQTKRTNTFFEFINAQHGILLCTDVAARGLDIPAVDWIIQYDPPDDPRDYIHRVGRTARAGGHGKGLLFLLPSELGFLRYLKHAKVPLNEYQFPPNKIANVQTQLEKLVEKNYYLHESARDGFRSYLTAYASYSLKSIFNVNKLDLQKVGKAFGFKIPPKVHINIGASGKGSKFEKRGRNSKGLNNVDHIARQRNNTFKTNKNKQWSK